Proteins encoded together in one Plasmodium brasilianum strain Bolivian I chromosome 6, whole genome shotgun sequence window:
- a CDS encoding hypothetical protein (conserved Plasmodium protein) codes for MGNGCKKVIGTRRNKSSNEKFNNRFDFRSDSNCSWNKGNYYNDIYIRNFNKDETTKKYNNKIVSLNDNSNRKTSNSIVYIDDLYDILENEKKVKLKKVDNSDVEEFLIIEKHIKVKRKKKKKQRKQENTNAKMKEKALKNEKFASLLFSRNDYDDENKNSTNFDEPFPTDSHKSNSKNGEVETWCSSSIDNKYDIFEEDRRYMLKKRQENMRDQKISSKKNQIDNDSDNSKKQNNNTNDNNNSNNNRNNNSKINGNTFNSSNNNGKNKNSNTRKNNNRNNYGNNGNNDSNNEFNLTYKNKGSSSSDKERIINNPVKKYSDPFEE; via the exons atGGGAAATGGCTGTAAGAAGGTTATTGGAACTAGGAGAAACAAATCGTCGAATGAAAAATTCAATAATCGTTTCGATTTTAGGAGCGATAGCAACTGTAGTTGGAATAAAGGCAATTACTacaatgatatatatattagaaatttTAACAAAGATGAGACAactaaaaagtataataacaaaattgtATCACTTAATGATAATAGTAATCGTAAGACAAGTAATTCTATTGTATATATTGATGATTTGTACGATATATTagagaatgaaaaaaaagtaaagttaaaaaaagtagataATTCAGATGTAGAAGAATTTCttataatagaaaaacatataaaggtaaaaagaaagaaaaaaaagaagcagcGGAAGCAAGAGAACACCAATGCAAAAATGAAAGAGAAAGCtttaaagaatgaaaaatttgCGTCCTTATTATTCTCAAGAAATGATTatgatgatgaaaataaaaatagcacTAATTTTGATGAACCCTTTCCAACTGATAGCc ataaatcaaattcaaaaaatggaGAAGTAGAAACATGGTGTAGTTCTTCAATTGAcaataaatatgatatattcgAAGAAGATAGACggtatatgttaaaaaaaagacaagAAAATATGAGAGACCAAAAGATTAGCAGTAAAAAGAACCAAATAGACAATGACAGTGACAACAGTAAgaagcaaaataataatactaatgacaataataatagcaataataatagaaacaATAACAGCAAAATTAATGGCAATACATTTAAcagtagtaacaataatggCAAAAACAAGAATAGTAATACtagaaaaaacaataatagaaataattatGGAAATAATGGCAATAATGACAGTAATAACGAATTTAATTTAacctataaaaataaaggttCATCAAGTTCTGATAAGGAAAGAATAATCAATAATCctgttaaaaaatacagCGATCCCTTTGAAGAATAA
- a CDS encoding protein Mpv17, whose product MMLTNAYMGIKRRHIKVVSKNVNSPFVDYNFKRHYFAERCTLLKYQNYKEIKLKNNRLLFTTNINLKEFKIAEMKRSENKGISEKTLYTLNNYIKRDKLEKRLDSSHSCNHNNDIGNNISSNSCRYSSTFSNKNSSEVFQKCKFVNHNLSIHGIVNPMGNSNIIFNIKTRNISLQVEIRRRIYTMSDRKNGKSFKRNVNVSENASNTSTNNASTNNSYTNNTCKNNTRENKQNVPTNAGEEKVEKSKEFKHNIDDLVNIKNVKKKEIISSCNGRMKKLINNLFEKHLLLMNCLIAGVLYFIADIACQIIEAQKRNYEFDLLRTLRMAIIGLTLEGPIMTWWYGKVLANFIQSKPNTFLYKSFIPTIFDNFIFGPVHLTIFFFYNGMLKNQRKSEIIDKIVNTGMKVFFISLMTWTPLTLINFVFIPRIYQATVVFFADFFWVIFLSWCANKK is encoded by the exons ATGATGCTGACAAATGCCTACATGGGTATTAAAAGAAGACATATAAAGGTTGTatcaaaaaatgtaaattccCCCTTTGTAG ATTACAATTTTAAAAGGCATTATTTCGCGGAAAGATGTACATTATTGAAATATCAAAActataaagaaattaaacTAAAAAACAACAGGTTATTGTTTACTACGaacataaatttaaaagagtTTAAAATTGCTGAAATGAAAAGAAGTGAGAATAAAGGAATAAGCGAAAAGACATTATACACgttaaataattacataaaaaggGATAAATTAGAGAAGAGACTGGATTCAAGTCATAGCTGTAATCACAACAATGATATaggtaataatatttctagtAATAGCTGCAGATATAGTAGCACTTTCAGCAATAAGAACAGTAGCGAGGTTTTTCAAAAATGCAAGTTCGTGAATCATAATTTATCAATTCATGGAATTGTAAATCCCATGGGAAattcaaatattatttttaatataaaaacaaggAATATTTCTTTACAAGTTGAAATACGGAGAAGAATATATACAATGAGTGATCGGAAAAATGGGAAATCTTTCAAGAGAAATGTAAATGTAAGTGAAAACGCAAGCAATACAAGCACAAATAATGCAAGTACAAACAATTCttatacaaataatacatgtaaaaataatacgcgtgaaaataaacaaaacgTACCAACTAACGCGGGAGAAGAAAAAGTcgaaaaaagtaaagaattCAAGCACAATATAGATGATTtggttaatataaaaaatgtaaaaaaaaaagaaataatttccTCTTGTAATGgaagaatgaaaaaacttattaataatttatttgaaaaacaCTTATTATTAATGAACTGTTTAATAGCAggtgtattatattttattgctGATATAGCGTGTCAAATAATAGAGgcacaaaaaagaaattatgagTTTGATTTATTAAGAACACTTAGAATGGCAATTATAGGTTTAACCCTTGAAGGTCCAATAATGACATGGTGGTATGGTAAAGTTTTAGCAAATTTTATTCAGTCGAAGccaaatacatttttatataaatcttTTATACCTACCAtatttgataattttatttttggacCAGTTCACTTaacaattttctttttttataatggtATGTTAAAAAATCAAAGGAAGTCAGAAATTATtgataaaattgtaaatacaGGAATGAAAGTATTCTTCATTTCCTTAATGACATGGACACCATTaacattaattaattttgtatttataccGAGAATTTACCAAGCTACTGTAGTTTTTTTTGCTGACTTTTTTTGGGTCATTTTCTTGTCATGGTGTGCAAACAAAAagtaa
- a CDS encoding vacuolar protein sorting-associated protein 11 has translation MFNFRKLPLFDRDCTKDTREVKNFLNSHEGIYFSSSKKFINLFVDKLLFIDPVNLNVTTINTDLFVVDFCFNDKTNNLIVLGKSKNILICSIYNIRAHNFSHLKKIQLSRSIENIKKTLISKCHMYIITLENKKVCFYLLNNDYSINKSELVDIEEESFENMYLCKNNIFILLKKSSVNIYKLIVKDSTISYTFIEAIDLNIYTIISSNSSSCSNNNTHSQSEPILSIYNEDIDVLYICHNILKVIFVLDLRNKHLEYIFHENRVINLFAVKYYLIILTEANRKFYVSIYIIYEDLKLAVFNVALNYLVTNIVFFNNLLFLIVDEHIKKPEIKVDKFYFYEQLKKKWNARADRENSRGRRSDSENDITNGSRYDSRNRSSNRSSNRSRSNSISNIFKETEKSNPQNIDILKMYNDNINNNNGNLILGNAKYDIYLNKKVEERKDENDSVQDDKQFYSDKQFKLNKIFKNCRNKIKIVIKEKNINEIINMFKKKKLFLWLIKYSDLNKNYHSINFGYVHKIYADFLFEKELYEKAMQHYIKTIGFLETVTVIHKYLNLDLYEQLSIYLEKLHESHLFNDEHTMMLLSCYKKECKKRKIISFIKNNKNKINLNKTYKFLLNVGYYNVVLNFSKKYKDHLTYISILIDKFENYEKSLKYIFKLDVENICILLFRYGYKFIKYFPELTIYLLKKIIKKYNLNLTIFIPLFLDNIDFLFIFILKFLHKKKVEQEGEIDENKTTQRSINNNTEKNRSLQNGKKKYNEENQYINESAHCGETTTTSIIKDKHIEFDIFNGEYDYILFVTVMQILLQKYKKKEKNHILSFNIDKLIKNNDKNITFLSVILLSIYNYNKGLLYLSNKMNKYDMSFLFSAYKIIKRFKIEYSQQVLVLQNVKENNKNNQLGQLNNSIFQILKKNFERNLFNSCMNLLKLKDSLFHNYIFYYLSLLNDDEFLIKFIKMIKKKSSLSLLNLISILQKYNKSYRCIKKILITYLNKMDQNINKKYAQILRNKRELYKIKKKMLTKKYNFHIIDNTYCTICKQILTVPIIHFLCNHSYHYYCLNGNKVCILCCNKDNEKKLLKEKAKNAVNNFDEFFKYLQGSSDKFSYISNYLSYGVTPNK, from the exons ATGTTCAATTTTAGAAAACTACCACTTTTTGACAGGGATTGTACAAAGGACACAA gagaagtaaaaaattttctgaaCAGTCATgaaggaatatatttttcctcgtcaaaaaagtttataaatttgtttgTTGACAAACTACTTTTCATAGATCCCGTAAACTTAAATGTTACTACAATAAACACAGATCTTTTTGTTGTtgatttttgttttaatgataaaacaaataacCTTATTGTCTTAGG gAAAAGCAAGAATATACTAATATGTTCCATTTACAATATTAGAGCACATAATTTTTcccatttaaaaaaaatacagttaAGTAGAAgcattgaaaatataaagaaaacgTTAATATCAAAATgtcatatgtacataattacattagaaaataagaaggtatgtttttatcttttaaataatgattatAGTATAAACAAAAGTGAATTGGTAGATATTGAGGAGGAATCATttgaaaatatgtatttatgtaaaaacaatatttttatactattGAAAAAGAGTtctgtaaatatatacaaactgATAGTAAAAGATTCTACTATTAGTTATACATTTATAGAAGCTATtgatttaaatatttatactattatcagtagtaatagtagtagctGCAGTAATAACAACACGCATTCACAAAGTGAGCCCATATTATCAATATACAATGAAGATATTGacgttttatatatatgccataacattttaaaagttatatttGTCCTAGATTTAAGGAACAAACATttggaatatatttttcatgaaAATAGAGTAATTAATTTGTTTGcggtaaaatattatttgatcATACTTACAGAGGCCAACAGAAAATTTTAtgtgagtatatatattatttatgaagaTTTGAAACTAGCAGTTTTTAATGTGGCACTAAATTATTTAGTAACAAATATcgtattttttaacaatttacTTTTCTTAATTGTTGATGAACACATAAAGAAGCCAGAGATAAAAGTAGACAAGTTTTACTTTTATGAACaactaaagaaaaaatggaacGCAAGGGCAGATAGAGAAAATTCAAGGGGTAGAAGAAGTGACAGTGAAAATGACATCACAAATGGTAGCAGATATGACAGTAGAAATAGAAGCAGCAATAGAAGCAGCAATAGAAGCAGAAGTAACAGCATAagcaatatatttaaagaaacTGAAAAGTCCAATCCACAAAATATagacatattaaaaatgtacaatgataatattaacaataataatggcAATTTAATTTTAGGGAATGcgaaatatgatatataccTGAATAAGAAGGTAGAGGAAAgaaaagatgaaaatgaCAGTGTACAAGATGATAAACAGTTCTATTCGGATAAACAATTtaagttaaataaaatttttaaaaattgtagaaataaaattaaaatagtaataaaagagaaaaatataaacgaaattataaacatgtttaaaaagaaaaaattatttctttggttaataaaatattctgaTCTTAATAAGAATTATCATAGTATTAATTTTGGCTATgtgcataaaatatatgctgATTTTTTATTCGAAAAAGAGCTGTATGAAAAAGCTATGcaacattatataaaaaccaTTGGGTTTTTAGAaactgttactgttattcATAAATACTTAAACTTAGATTTATATGAACAGCTAtcaatatatttagaaaaattacaTGAATCTCATCTTTTTAATGATGAACACACCATGATGTTGTTATcttgttataaaaaagaatgtaaaaaaaggaaaattatatcatttataaagaacaataaaaacaaaataaatttaaataaaacatacaaatttttattaaatgtagGATATTATAATGTAGTTCTaaatttttccaaaaaatataaagatcaTTTAACCTATATTTCTATCTTGATtgataaatttgaaaattatgagaaaagtctaaaatatatatttaagttgGATGTAGAAAACATTTGCATTTTACTCTTTAGATATGgctataaatttattaaatacttTCCAGAATTAactatttatttgttaaaaaaaataattaaaaaatataatttaaatctGACTATTTTTATTCCCTTGTTTTTAGATAATATAGATTttctattcatttttatacttaaatttcttcataaaaaaaaagttgaacAGGAAGGAGAAATAGACGAGAATAAAACAACACAACGTTCAATTAACAATAACACAGAAAAAAACAGATCATTAcagaatggaaaaaaaaaatacaatgaGGAGAACCAGTACATAAATGAAAGTGCTCATTGTGGTGAGACTACTACAACTAGCATAATAAAAGACAAACATATCGAATTCGACATATTTAATGGGGaatatgattatattttatttgttacaGTGATGCAAATACtattgcaaaaatataaaaaaaaggaaaagaatcATATATTATCCTTTAATATTGATAagttgataaaaaataatgataaaaatataacttttttatctgttatattattatctatatataattataataagggacttttgtatttatctaataaaatgaacaagTACGATAtgtcatttcttttttcagcgtataaaattattaaaaggtTTAAAATAGAGTACAGTCAACAAGTATTAGTATTACAAAATGTAAAAgagaataacaaaaataatcaGCTTGGACAACTTAACAACAGcatatttcaaatattaaagaaaaattttgagAGGAATTTATTCAATTCATGTATgaatcttttaaaattaaaggaTTCTTTGTtccataattatattttttattatctgtctttattaaatgatgacgaatttcttattaaatttataaaaatgataaaaaaaaagtcttcTCTTTCGCTCTTAAATTTGATAtcaattttacaaaaatataataaaagttatagatgtataaaaaaaatactgatTACATATCTCAATAAAATGgatcaaaatataaataaaaaatatgcacaaatattaagaaataaaagagaattatataaaataaagaaaaaaatgttaacgaaaaaatataattttcatataattgaTAATACTTATTGCACTATTTGTAAACAAATTCTAACCGTTCCAATAATTCATTTCTTGTGTAATCATtcttatcattattattgtttaaaCGGAAACAAAGTTTGTATATTATGTTGCAATAaggataatgaaaaaaaattgttgaaGGAAAAAGCTAAAAATGCTGTCAATAATTTtgatgaattttttaaatatttacaaggTTCTTCtgataaattttcatatatttcgaATTATCTGTCCTATGGTGTTACCCCAAACAAATAA
- a CDS encoding chromatin assembly factor 1 subunit A — protein MPHVYLPQILWHSKDNKRSDRIYSIDIQPYPNYYSVKKLNKRYELFKKFLKDKQNKYEINCSEKDEASKINEITLSSNNTSSPLKKDKDTHYMSRNNSINHNNENYTSASAKGDISSIDGVNVNNLMKEDNDYETNSVNKIIHNNSRKGDSPIPTTLQNEDEKKKKKQSSLI, from the coding sequence atgccACATGTTTACTTACCGCAAATTTTATGGCATAGCAAAGATAACAAAAGAAGCGATCGAATTTATTCCATAGATATACAACCATATCCAAATTATTATAGtgtcaaaaaattaaataagagATATgagttatttaaaaaatttttaaaagataaacagaacaaatatgaaataaattgttcagaaaaagatgaagcaagcaaaataaatgaaataactTTGTCTTCCAACAATACAAGTAGCCCTTTAAAGAAAGATAAGGACACGCATTACATGAGTAGAAATAATTCCATAAAccataataatgaaaattatacaaGTGCTAGTGCAAAAGGTGATATATCTTCAATTGATGGTGTTAacgtaaataatttaatgaagGAGGATAATGATTATGAAACTAATTcagtaaataaaattatacataacaATTCACGCAAAGGTGATAGTCCTATTCCTACAACTTTACAAAatgaagatgaaaaaaaaaaaaaaaagcaatcaAGTTTAATATAG
- a CDS encoding HCNGP-like protein — translation MSLVDYEISSDEESDERPTTNLNKRRNKKKEEKNFIENEKNERIGRTNSATNKGKDNNCNNSIIGNCRMDKNDKCAERNLLGKKNNNSGEEISEYDREENKKIEIREKESKEKRKRKIESFDFIKERDYNNAYVKLRKENLNMDSREEKDTKGKEQNGTFFSNKSNSEELLLYNKNYNDNSKDDNNYDNNKNYDNNDYYNNDEKNKHDYFKCDLKKHENYLSIKNRKKDDVQNGEKLIKDNIEIKKNDLKKDLYLCENSAKNFEKKKELDRIATTRINILENNNIMNISVDENNFDDIFYLSENEYSETLNKKLDELSKLYELNLTINKNIINSKEYKNPCILEKIMEIYHVDVYSSNYPLYIYNPHDFLSIDLFNEKSNVTDQNKAKTKWSSIT, via the coding sequence ATGAGTTTAGTTGACTATGAGATTTCGAGCGATGAAGAGTCTGATGAAAGGCCCACAACTAACTTGAACAAGcgaagaaacaaaaaaaaagaagaaaagaatttcatagaaaatgaaaaaaatgaaagaatagGAAGAACAAATAGTGCTACTAATAAGGGGAAGGATAATAATTGCAATAATAGCATTATTGGTAATTGTAGGATGgacaaaaatgataaatgtGCAGAGAGGAATTtattgggaaaaaaaaataataattctggAGAAGAAATTAGTGAATACGATAGGGAGGAAAACAAGAAAATAGAGATAAGGGAGAAAgaaagtaaagaaaaaagaaaaagaaaaattgaaagctttgattttataaaagaaaggGATTATAATAACGCATACGTTaaattaagaaaagaaaatttgaATATGGATAGCAGGGAAGAAAAAGATACCAAGGGGAAGGAACAAAATGGTACCTTTTTCTCGAATAAATCAAATTCTGAGGAACtactattatataacaaaaattataatgataatagtaAGGACGATAAcaattatgataataataagaattatGATAACAATGATTATTACAacaatgatgaaaaaaacaagcatgattattttaaatgcgatttaaaaaaacacgAAAACTATTTgtctataaaaaataggaaaaaggATGATGTACAGAATGGTGAGAAGTTAATAAAGGATAAtatagaaattaaaaaaaacgacttaaaaaaggatttatatttatgtgaaaATAGTGcgaaaaattttgaaaaaaaaaaggagttaGACAGAATAGCTACTACACGTATAAATATCTTagaaaataacaatattatgaatatcagtgttgatgaaaataattttgatgatatattttatttatcagaAAATGAATATTCAGAAACCCTGAATAAAAAACTTGATGAATTATCAAAATTGtatgaattaaatttaacaattaataaaaatattattaactcAAAGGAATATAAAAACCCATgcattttagaaaaaattatggaaatATATCATGTAGATGTATATTCATCCAACTatccattatatatatataatcctCATGATTTTTTATCAATTGATTTGTTTAACGAAAAAAGCAACGTGACTGATCAGAATAAAGCAAAAACGAAATGGTCAAGCATAACTTAA
- a CDS encoding chromatin assembly factor 1 subunit A, producing MKDDLTVKCLSRFIGHNGEINCVRFNKNGRYLASGGEDKFIYIWEKSKKPKNIPLGYDVSFLDYKEWWNIVGSFRCSGVINSIIWSNDDTLYIGNEDNNINIIEFVKNSNCKVKVLEGHTGIIQGISLDTNNKFLASLSADQTLKIWKKKVDGKSWKLENSIKNIKTDQLEKRTTAYVIYNEYEYNEKSTERNDQYNIYKKEENKDTQNRHIDLPENDVNEKTNMTQEQNEKEIRKHAIVEDVEAEGEQKEVKEEGEKEGEERVELELGDKKKYMRKQEDVGDEGQEEEEEEKKLKRCLFSSEEMLPSFFRRIDFSPNGEFLIAPSGIQFEQVEKNHEKNNKQEENIKINYQMKAYSCFYIYHKNLFIKYNIPFFTVFSQTSHFLVAKFNYNTFKLRTHQNILKRCYKLFMNTDSDSEETTLHSDKKRKTFDEIMFFNELKNHDNLLKLNYEKTLLFNDIEIQDDISEDVSSTISDSDLYYDDIKESLKDSIVDYASSNNLDKTEEMEREKGQEDDDVEEEEENEEENEEENEEENEEENEEEDEEENEEEDEEENEEENEDYKKQCLKEEFQRENGAELKAEQHELKNNGSNKCKDNSCNEEKINELDMLCESKDKKEERFIYTLGTFDGSVYFYDSEILDAPISIIKNIHLCPITDISWNNLGNICACSSSDGYVSFYYFHKNELGDIKTYKNYYFDKKCNDLIFDEDYFENTFYDEVNFLNRDDSNDYTSSEDEGDYDNLPSNKDETKVRRINLVVGNAAKFVLEQNAKK from the coding sequence ATGAAAGATGATTTAACAGTCAAATGTTTAAGTAGGTTTATAGGTCATAATGGTGAAATAAACTGTGTacgttttaataaaaatggtaGATATTTAGCCAGTGGTGGTGaagataaatttatatatatttgggaaaaaagcaaaaaaccaaaaaatattccaTTAGGTTATGATGTAAGTTTCTTAGATTATAAAGAATGGTGGAATATAGTAGGATCTTTTAGATGTAGTGGAGTTATAAATAGTATCATTTGGTCAAACGACGATACTTTATATATAGGTAATGaggataataatataaatattatcgaatttgttaaaaattcCAACTGCAAAGTTAAGGTTTTAGAAGGTCATACAGGTATTATTCAAGGTATATCGTTAGATActaataacaaatttttagCATCACTTAGTGCTGACCAAACGCtcaaaatatggaaaaagaaGGTTGATGGAAAATCGTGGAAACTTGAAAActctataaaaaatattaaaacagaTCAACTTGAAAAGCGCACTACAgcttatgttatatataatgaatatgaatataaCGAAAAAAGCACAGAAAGAAATGatcaatataatatatataaaaaagaagagaacaAAGATACGCAAAATAGGCATATTGATTTACCAGAAAACGATGTTAATGAAAAAACGAATATGACACAGGAAcaaaacgaaaaagaaaTCAGGAAACATGCGATCGTGGAAGATGTTGAAGCGGAAGGTGAACAGAAAGAAGTAAAAGAAGAAGGAGAGAAAGAAGGAGAAGAACGAGTAGAATTAGAATTAggagacaaaaaaaaatacatgcgAAAACAAGAAGATGTGGGGGACGAAGGAcaggaagaggaagaagaggaaaaaaaattaaaaaggtgCTTATTCTCAAGTGAAGAAATGCTTCCATCTTTTTTTAGACGTATCGATTTTTCACCAAATGGGGAATTTTTAATAGCACCAAGTGGTATTCAATTTGAACAGGTTGAAAAAAACcacgaaaaaaataacaaacaagaagaaaatataaagataaattatCAAATGAAAGCCTACAGttgcttttatatatatcacaaaAACTTGTTTATTAAGTAtaatattccattttttacaGTATTTTCTCAAACCAGTCATTTTTTAGTGGCAAAATTTAACTATAATACTTTTAAGTTAAGAACACAccaaaatattcttaaaagaTGTTACAAACTTTTCATGAATACTGATTCTGACTCAGAGGAAACTACATTACATTcagataaaaaaaggaaaacattcgacgaaattatgtttttcaatgaattaaaaaaccACGACAATctcttaaaattaaattatgaaaaaacattattatttaacgATATTGAAATTCAAGATGATATAAGTGAAGATGTTAGTAGCACTATATCAGACAGCGATTTGTATTATGACGACATTAAGGAATCTTTGAAGGATTCTATAGTGGATTATGCTTCGTCGAATAATTTAGATAAAACTGAAGAAATGGAAAGGGAAAAAGGACAAGAAGATGACGATGTGGAAGAAGAGGAGGAAAATGAAGAGGAAAACGAGGAAGAAAACGAGGAAGAAAACGAGGAAGAAAATGAGGAGGAAGATGAGGAAGAAAATGAGGAGGAAGATGAAGAGGAAAACGAAGAAGAAAATGAGGATTACAAGAAGCAATGCTTAAAAGAGGAGTTTCAAAGAGAAAACGGTGCAGAATTGAAGGCAGAGCAACatgaactaaaaaataatgggAGCAACAAATGTAAAGATAATAGTtgtaatgaagaaaaaataaatgagctAGATATGTTGTGCGAAagtaaagataaaaaagaagaaagatttatatatactttaggAACATTTGATGGaagtgtatatttttatgatagTGAAATTCTAGATGCACCAATTAGtattataaagaatatacatttatgccCTATTACAGATATATCATGGAATAATTTAGgaaatatatgtgcatgcTCAAGCTCGGATGGATATGTTagcttttattattttcataaaaatgaattaggggatattaaaacatacaaaaattattattttgacaAGAAATGTAATGATTTAATATTCGATGAGGATTATTTTGAAAACACTTTTTACGATGAAGTGAATTTTTTGAATAGAGACGATTCAAATGATTACACTTCAAGCGAAGATGAAGGTGATTATGATAATTTACCATCAAATAAGGACGAAACGAAAGTTCGAAGAATTAATTTAGTAGTCGGCAATGCAGCAAAATTTGTGTTAGAacaaaatgcaaaaaagtGA